One Setaria italica strain Yugu1 chromosome II, Setaria_italica_v2.0, whole genome shotgun sequence DNA segment encodes these proteins:
- the LOC101764795 gene encoding AAA-ATPase At3g28580 isoform X2, whose protein sequence is MEASSLWSGLNSGIVLSLLAVVWTMLWQGLQGLQLQHLFGRHSRRISRRLAAALDPYLTVTVAEYDGGRMRRSDAYKEAQAYLQRATREAGGGVRHLKAEPDKDPDRLVLSMDDNEEVADEFKGATVWWLAYTAPPREDGGGSPYFWGRGAARAERRFYRLFFLERDRDLVLGEYLPHVRREGRAVMVENRQRKLFTNISGDTWDSDGSWSHVVFEHPKTFATLAMDPARKKEIMDDLDAFRKGKDYYARVGKAWKRGYLLYGPPGTGKSTMIAAMANYLDYDVYDIELTSVRTNTDLRKLFIETTSKSIIVIEDIDCSLDLTGKRKKKKKKADGDGQSKDGGEKKDGAEAGKEEEEKADDKGASKVTLSGVLNFIDGLWSACGGERIIVFTTNHVEKLDPALIRRGRMDKHIEMSYCCFESFRFLARVYLDVDAHPLFDAVAALLREVDMTPADVAENLTPKGPGEDADSCLAALVEALEKAKEKALAKKAKEDAALAKKKAGGKAKEVAADETDDDDGDDDDDDDK, encoded by the exons ATGGAGGCGTCGTCGCTGTGGAGCGGCCTCAACTCCGGCATCGTGCTGAGCCTCCTCGCCGTGGTGTGGACCATGCTGTGGCAGGGCCTGCAGGGCCTCCAGCTGCAGCACCTCTTCGGCCGCCACTCCCGCCGCATctcgcgccgcctcgccgccgccctcgaccCCTACCTCACCGTCACCGTCGCCGAGTACGACGGCGGCCGGATGCGGCGGAGCGACGCGTACAAGGAGGCCCAGGCGTACCTGCAGCGCGCCACccgcgaggccggcggcggggtgcgccACCTCAAGGCCGAGCCGGACAAGGACCCCGACCGCCTCGTGCTCAGCATGGACGACAACGAGGAGGTCGCCGACGAGTTCAAGGGCGCCACCGTCTGGTGGCTCGCCTACACGGCTCCGCCGCGCGAGGACGGCGGTGGCTCCCCCTACTTCtggggccgcggcgccgcccgcgctgAGCGGAGGTTCTACcgcctcttcttcctcgagcGCGACCGCGACCTCGTCCTCGGCGAGTACCTCCCCCACGTCCGCCGCGAGGGACGTGCCGTCATGGTCGAGAACCGCCAGCGCAAGCTCTTCACCAACATCTCCGGCGACACCTGGGACTCCGACGG CTCGTGGAGCCACGTGGTGTTCGAGCACCCCAAGACGTTCGCGACGCTGGCCATGGACCcggcgaggaagaaggagatcaTGGACGACCTCGACGCGTTCCGCAAGGGGAAGGACTACTACGCGCGCGTCGGCAAGGCGTGGAAGCGAGGGTACCTCCTCTACGGCCCGCCGGGCACCGGCAAGTCCACCATGATCGCGGCCATGGCCAACTACCTCGACTACGACGTCTACGACATCGAGCTGACGTCCGTGCGCACCAACACCGACCTCCGCAAGCTCTTCATCGAGACGACCAGCAAGTCCATCATCGTCATCGAGGACATCGACTGCTCCCTCGACCTCACCGGcaagcgcaagaagaagaagaagaaggcggacggcgacggccagagcaaggacggcggcgagaagaaggacggcgcggaggccggcaaggaggaggaggagaaggccgaCGACAAGGGCGCCAGCAAGGTGACGCTCTCCGGCGTTCTCAACTTCATCGACGGGCTCTggtcggcgtgcggcggcgagcGCATCATCGTGTTCACCACCAACCACGTCGAGAAGCTGGACCCGGCTCTGATCCGGCGCGGGCGCATGGACAAGCACATCGAGATGTCCTACTGCTGCTTCGAGTCCTTCAGGTTCCTCGCCAGGGTGTATCTCGACGTGGATGCCCACCCGCTGTTCGACGCCGTGGCGGCGCTGCTCCGGGAGGTGGACATGACCCCCGCCGACGTCGCGGAGAACCTGACGCCCAAGGGCCCCGGCGAGGACGCCGACTCGTGCCTCGCCGCGCTGGTGGAGGCGCTGGAGAAGGCCAAGGAGAAGGCGCTGGCGAAGAAGGCCAAGGAGGATGCGGCGCTGGCGAAGAAGAAGGCCGGAGGAAAGGCGAAGGAGGTGGCGGCCGACGAGACCGACGATGATGACGgcgacgatgatgacgacgacgataaGTAG
- the LOC101764795 gene encoding AAA-ATPase At3g28580 isoform X1, giving the protein MEASSLWSGLNSGIVLSLLAVVWTMLWQGLQGLQLQHLFGRHSRRISRRLAAALDPYLTVTVAEYDGGRMRRSDAYKEAQAYLQRATREAGGGVRHLKAEPDKDPDRLVLSMDDNEEVADEFKGATVWWLAYTAPPREDGGGSPYFWGRGAARAERRFYRLFFLERDRDLVLGEYLPHVRREGRAVMVENRQRKLFTNISGDTWDSDGFWSGSSWSHVVFEHPKTFATLAMDPARKKEIMDDLDAFRKGKDYYARVGKAWKRGYLLYGPPGTGKSTMIAAMANYLDYDVYDIELTSVRTNTDLRKLFIETTSKSIIVIEDIDCSLDLTGKRKKKKKKADGDGQSKDGGEKKDGAEAGKEEEEKADDKGASKVTLSGVLNFIDGLWSACGGERIIVFTTNHVEKLDPALIRRGRMDKHIEMSYCCFESFRFLARVYLDVDAHPLFDAVAALLREVDMTPADVAENLTPKGPGEDADSCLAALVEALEKAKEKALAKKAKEDAALAKKKAGGKAKEVAADETDDDDGDDDDDDDK; this is encoded by the exons ATGGAGGCGTCGTCGCTGTGGAGCGGCCTCAACTCCGGCATCGTGCTGAGCCTCCTCGCCGTGGTGTGGACCATGCTGTGGCAGGGCCTGCAGGGCCTCCAGCTGCAGCACCTCTTCGGCCGCCACTCCCGCCGCATctcgcgccgcctcgccgccgccctcgaccCCTACCTCACCGTCACCGTCGCCGAGTACGACGGCGGCCGGATGCGGCGGAGCGACGCGTACAAGGAGGCCCAGGCGTACCTGCAGCGCGCCACccgcgaggccggcggcggggtgcgccACCTCAAGGCCGAGCCGGACAAGGACCCCGACCGCCTCGTGCTCAGCATGGACGACAACGAGGAGGTCGCCGACGAGTTCAAGGGCGCCACCGTCTGGTGGCTCGCCTACACGGCTCCGCCGCGCGAGGACGGCGGTGGCTCCCCCTACTTCtggggccgcggcgccgcccgcgctgAGCGGAGGTTCTACcgcctcttcttcctcgagcGCGACCGCGACCTCGTCCTCGGCGAGTACCTCCCCCACGTCCGCCGCGAGGGACGTGCCGTCATGGTCGAGAACCGCCAGCGCAAGCTCTTCACCAACATCTCCGGCGACACCTGGGACTCCGACGG CTTCTGGTCCGGCAGCTCGTGGAGCCACGTGGTGTTCGAGCACCCCAAGACGTTCGCGACGCTGGCCATGGACCcggcgaggaagaaggagatcaTGGACGACCTCGACGCGTTCCGCAAGGGGAAGGACTACTACGCGCGCGTCGGCAAGGCGTGGAAGCGAGGGTACCTCCTCTACGGCCCGCCGGGCACCGGCAAGTCCACCATGATCGCGGCCATGGCCAACTACCTCGACTACGACGTCTACGACATCGAGCTGACGTCCGTGCGCACCAACACCGACCTCCGCAAGCTCTTCATCGAGACGACCAGCAAGTCCATCATCGTCATCGAGGACATCGACTGCTCCCTCGACCTCACCGGcaagcgcaagaagaagaagaagaaggcggacggcgacggccagagcaaggacggcggcgagaagaaggacggcgcggaggccggcaaggaggaggaggagaaggccgaCGACAAGGGCGCCAGCAAGGTGACGCTCTCCGGCGTTCTCAACTTCATCGACGGGCTCTggtcggcgtgcggcggcgagcGCATCATCGTGTTCACCACCAACCACGTCGAGAAGCTGGACCCGGCTCTGATCCGGCGCGGGCGCATGGACAAGCACATCGAGATGTCCTACTGCTGCTTCGAGTCCTTCAGGTTCCTCGCCAGGGTGTATCTCGACGTGGATGCCCACCCGCTGTTCGACGCCGTGGCGGCGCTGCTCCGGGAGGTGGACATGACCCCCGCCGACGTCGCGGAGAACCTGACGCCCAAGGGCCCCGGCGAGGACGCCGACTCGTGCCTCGCCGCGCTGGTGGAGGCGCTGGAGAAGGCCAAGGAGAAGGCGCTGGCGAAGAAGGCCAAGGAGGATGCGGCGCTGGCGAAGAAGAAGGCCGGAGGAAAGGCGAAGGAGGTGGCGGCCGACGAGACCGACGATGATGACGgcgacgatgatgacgacgacgataaGTAG
- the LOC101772097 gene encoding flavin-containing monooxygenase FMO GS-OX-like 9, translating into MATDRPKEKVCVVGAGMSGLAAARELRREGLEVTVMEQRGDVGGQWLYDPRTDADDPLGATAPVKVHGSVYASVRLISPRECMGLSNFQFVPRPGRDARRFPGHREVYWYLKDFCAAFGLEDAVRLNTRVVRVAMAPPREACSGDLKWLVRSVHVEPNGSEDGVAVEEVFDAVVVASGHYSQPRLPSIKGMESWRRRQLHTHSYREPEPFRGEVVVVVVVGCGASGLDIAMELCGVANEVYLAAKSVEDAARPPPAVSKMLANHADIRLHPPVDQLCDDGTTVAFADGSRAAADAVIYCTGYRYSFPFLDTGGIVAVDDGNRVGPLYEHTFPPALAPSLSFVGVPMWVFAPWFFEAQARWVALVLSGKAALLPEEEMLRALHEDYRAREIAGVPAYHAHAITAVDGHQEVWEFVYWHSDLPRMEDWKVELFTTSILMNLREDRETFRDRDDDSESVREGLRR; encoded by the exons ATGGCTACGGACAGGCCCAAGGAGAAGGTGTGCGTCGTCGGCGCGGGCATGTCCGGGCTGGCGGCAGCGCGCGAGCTGCGGCGCGAAGGCCTCGAAGTCACGGTGATGGAGCAGCGCGGCGACGTCGGCGGGCAGTGGCTCTACGACCCGCGCACCGACGCCGACGACCCGCTCGGGGCCACGGCGCCGGTGAAGGTGCACGGCAGCGTGTACGCGTCGGTGCGGCTGATCAGCCCGCGCGAGTGCATGGGCCTCTCCAACTTCCAGTTCGTGCCCAGGCCCGGccgcgacgcccgccgcttcccGGGCCACCGCGAGGTCTACTGGTACCTCAAGGACTTCTGCGCCGCGTTCGGGCTCGAGGACGCCGTCAGGCTCAACACCCGCGTCGTGCGCGtcgccatggcgccgccgcgcgaGGCTTGCAGTGGCGACTTGAAATGGCTGGTGAGATCCGTGCACGTCGAGCCGAACGGCAGTGAAGACGGGGTGGCCGTGGAGGAGGTGTTCGACGCCGTGGTCGTCGCCAGCGGCCATTACTCGCAGCCACGGCTGCCAAGCATTAAAGGAATGGagtcctggcggcggcggcagctgcacACCCACTCGTACCGTGAGCCGGAGCCCTTCCgcggcgaggtggtggtggtggtggtggtcggctGCGGCGCGAGTGGCCTGGACATCGCGATGGAGCTCTGCGGCGTCGCCAACGAGGTCTACCTCGCGGCCAAGTCCGTGGAGGACgccgcgaggccgccgccggcggtgtcGAAGATGCTGGCCAACCACGCCGACATCCGGCTGCACCCGCCGGTGGACCAGCTGTGCGACGACGGCACGACGGTGGCGTTCGCCGacggctcccgcgccgccgctgacgcCGTCATCTACTGCACCGGGTACAGGTACTCGTTCCCGTTCCTGGACACGGGCGGGattgtcgccgtcgacgacggcAACCGCGTCGGCCCGCTGTACGAGCACACGTtcccgccggcgctggcgccgtCGCTGTCGTTCGTCGGCGTGCCGATGTGGGTGTTCGCGCCGTGGTTCTTCGAGGCGCAGGCGAGGTGGGTCGCCCTGGTACTCTCGGGAAAGGCGGCGCTGctgccggaggaggagatgctGCGGGCGTTGCACGAGGACTACCGCGCCAGGGAGATCGCTGGCGTGCCGGCCTACCACGCGCACGCCATCACCGCCGTCGA TGGTCATCAGGAGGTGTGGGAGTTCGTGTACTGGCACTCGGACCTGCCGCGCATGGAGGACTGGAAGGTGGAGCTGTTCACGACCTCAATCCTGATGAACTTGAGGGAGGACCGCGAGACCTTCCGCGACCGCGACGACGACAGCGAGAGCGTCCGCGAGGGCCTGCGGAGGTGA